The nucleotide sequence CCGCCGAAGCGACCCAACTGGCCTCAGCCAGTTTCTCTCCTGCTGAGATTGTGATCAATGTGGTCGGAGAAGTGGCTCGACCGGGAGCCATCAAAGTTCCGCCCAATACGCCCCTGAATCAGGCGATTCTGGCGGCTGGCGGATTTAATAACAGGGCTGATCAGGGATCGGTCGATCTGGTTCGGCTCAACCTCAATGGCACGGTGACGAAGACCAGCATTGGGGTGGACTTTGCGAAAGGTGTTGGTGAACAGACGAACCCGCCTTTACGCAACAACGATACGGTGATCGTGAATAAGTCAGGGGTGGTTAGTTTTGGAGATACCTTTGGGACCATCTTTGGCCCGATCGTGTCCCCAATTACTGGCATCTTTGGATTGTTCCGATTACTGGGACTTTGAACGCTTTTTGTGCCAGTCCATGTTAAAACTTTTTGATAAGCTGGGTGGCAGGTTGACAATTCAGCTATCCTTATGCTCCAGTTTGTCTTACTTGCTCCCCTTGCGGGCCCACCGACTTGACCCAGCTCACCCATCCACAGGCTGAACTATGCAGATTCAACCGTATAACTTTCCACCTCCTCCCACCCCAGCCCAGCCCCAACCCCTGCCGCTCACGTATTACGCTGCTGGGTACGAGCAAGATGAGTTCAACCTGAAGCAGTTTCTCGGCATTGTCCGGCGGCGCATCTGGATTATTGCGGGGGTGGCCCTGGCGGTAACAGGCTCGATCTGGAGCTGGACCCTCACCCGCACTCCGGTCTACCAGGCTGGTTTCCAGGTGCTGGTGGAGCCAGTCACTAACCTGAGCAAATCCCCTGAAGTGTTGCTCTTTGGAACCCAATCCAGTTTTGACTACGCCACCCAGATTGAAGTCCTCCGGAGTCCACAAATTCTGGCCGATGTGGTCAAACGGGTGCAAAAAACCTATCCCCAAATGAGCTACGGGGAACTGGCCGGTAAACTGCTGATTCGGCAGGTGCAGGATGAGGAAGGTCGGTCTACCAAGATTCTGATTGTGGAATATCGGGATAAGGACCCTCAGACCATCAAACTGGTGCTGGATAAGCTGGCAGAAGTGTATCTGCAGTACAGTATTGAGCTGCGTCAAACCAGCCTGCAGCAGGGGGTGCAGTTTGTGGAAGCGCAACTGCCAGATCTGCGTAAGCGGGTGAACCAGTTACAAACTGATCTGGAGCGCTTCCGGCAACGCTATAGTCTGGTGGATCCGGAGTCGCGGGGGGCTGATCTGGCCGGTCAGCTCAGCAATATTGAGCGCCAAAAGCAAGACACACAGGCTGAACTGGCCCAGACACAATCGCTTTACGCTGCGTTACGCCAGCAGGTTGGGTATCAACCTCAGGAAGCGATCGTTGCCGCCTCCCTGAGTGAGTCGGGACGGTATCAAAACCTGTTGAACCAGCTTCAGGAAGTAGAACTCAAGATCGCTACGGAGTCTACCCGATTCCAGGCGGATTCTCCGAACATGCAGGTGTTGTTGGAAAAGCGTAAAAGTTTGCTGCCCTTACTCAATCTGGAATCCCAGCGGGTGTTAGGGGCTGGTCGATCGACCACGGCCAATCCTAATCTGACCGAAACCTCCATCGACCTGAGTCGCCAGATGATTGCGGCCTCCAACAAACTCAAGACCCTAGAAGTTCGGATGCAGGCCCTCACGACAACGGATCAGCAACTGAAGCAGCAGTTTGCCCTGGTGCCCTCCCTAGCTCGCCAATATACGGACCTGCAGCGGGAGTTAAAGGTGGCCACCGAGAGTTTGAACCGCTTCCTCAGTACCCGGGAAAATCTGCAGTTGGAGGCCGCTCAGAGAGCCTTACCCTGGCAGCTTCTGACCACGCCTTATGTGCCGATTCTGCCCATTTCGCCCAATATTCCTCGCAACCTGACTGTGGGTGTGATTGCAGGCTTATTGTTGGGGATGGGAGCGGCCCTGCTGGCTGAGAAGCTGGATAATGTGTTCCACTCTGCCAATGATCTGAAAGATACGACCCGATTACCGCTGCTGGGAATTATCCCCCATAGCCGAGATCTCCGATTGACCAGCCCGATGATGGGCCTGGAACAGGCCGATCGAACGGCAGGAAGTTTAGAACCCGCTACTGAGTCCCTCACCTTGGAAGATCCAGACGTTGCTGGGCTGACGAGAAGATCCCGATCGGGGTACTATAACGCTTCCCCTTTTATGGATTCTTTCCGATCTTTATATACCAACATTCGTTTTCTCAGTTCTGACGAGCCGATTCGCTCTCTAGTGGTTGGGTCAGCGGTACCTGCGGATGGAAAATCGACCGTCGCGGTGCATTTAGCCCAGGCAGCGGCGGCGATGGGTCAGCGCGTGTTGCTGGTTGATGCTGACTTGCGCCGACCTCAGGTGCATTCGATTATGAATGTGGTGAATATGCGTGGGTTAAGTAATCTGATTGCGGGTGATCTGGATCCGGAAGATGTGATTCAGCCTTCCCCGATGGAGAACAACCTGTTTATTTTAACGGCGGGACAAATTCCACCTGACCCGACTAAATTGTTGTCTTCCAAGCGAATGCAAAATCTAGCAGAGCAATTCCGGAGCCAGTTTGATCTGGTGGTTTATGATACGCCGCCCCTGCTGGGCCTGGCTGATAGCAGTCTGCTAGCCACCCACACCGATGGGATTGTGCTGGTGGTGGGGCTGGGTCGGACCGATCGCTCGGTGCTGATGCAGGCTCTGGATGGGCTGAAGGTTTCGGCGGCGAGTGTGTTGGGGATCGTAGCCAATGGTGTTGAGAACTATACCACCGGGGATTACTACCAGTCCTATTACCGTCGGTATTACGCTCAGGCTAAGCCTGCTATGAGTGAGGAAACCCCGGTGTCGGGTTAAACATCGACAGAGACATTGCAGACCCAAAAAACATCAGAGACGTTGCTAGCAACGTCTCTGATCGTCGGGCGGTGCGCCCATCTCCCTGTTTCATTACGGGTTAATGACGAGGCCATTTTGCCAGCCTTTGGGTGAGGCTGGGTTTGGTCGATGAAATTCCGCGATCGTGCCCATGGGGGCTGCCATTGCCATTACCGTTGGTATTGATGGGCATTTCTGCTTCATAGTCGTTGTGGGCAATTGTTTTGGCTGTTGTGCGGAGCAGGTGGAGATATTTTTTGCCAATGATATCCAGCGTAAAATGACTCTCTAAATACTGGCGTCCAGCTAAGCCCATGCGCTGGCACAGGTCAGCATCTGCCATCAAACATTGGATAAACGCAGCCAGACCCTGACTATCCCCAATATCGAAGGTGGCACCACAACGGGCATCAGCGATGATTGGACGCAGGTAAGAATGAGAGGCGCAAATCGCGGCGATCGGACGACCAGCAGCCAGACTGCCATAGAATTTACTGGGGGCAATCAGACCCTCCATATCAGGGCCAATACTGACTAAAGAGAGATCGCAGGCGGTCAAAGAGTAGGGAATGACCTGCTTATCCTGATAGGGTAGGAACAGGCAATTTTGCAGCCCTAGGGACTTCACTTCCGTGATACAACTTTGCCGTTTAGCCCCTCCTCCAATGAAGACAAACTGTACGGGCTCATCTCGAAGCAACGTGATAGTGTCCAGGATGGTTTCAATATCATGGCAGCGGCCCATGTTACCGGAATACAAAACAGTGAACTTATGGACCAGATTGTATTGATGGGCGAACCAGTTATCAACTTTATTAATGGGCAGGATCCAATCGGGATTAGCCCAACTATGAATAACAGAAATTTTATCGGCGACTTCTGGGCATGCCTTAGTAATTCGGTCTTGCATGGTTGAACTCAAAACAATCAAAGACTCAGCTCGCCGCCATACCTTTCGGTTCATGGAGTTCCACAGACGGGTTAAGCCATGATCGGGCTCAATGACTTTGAGTTCAACAGCAACATCTGGATACAAATCGTACAGAATACAAAGATAAGGCAGGCCAAAACAAACATTAGCGACATAGCCCAGAAAAGGCAGATAGGGCGGTGCAGTTGTCACCAGCAGAATATTTCGTTGGGGGGCAATTCGAAATAGGTGCAGCACCGATCGCAATGCGAATAGCAGCCCGTTGAGTGCTTTTCCTCGAATCCGCTGAGGCCAGAGACGTGCAGTTCGCGATCGCCGGACTAATGTCTGGTGAACATATTCCACAGTGGCAGCAGATTGTTTTTCAAAAGCATAACCGGGTTGTCCCGTAAATACCTGAATATGCACCCCATGTTTCGCCAGATAAGATACCAACTCTTCAATCAGTTGTCCCGTAGCGGCATAATCAGGCGGGTAAAATTGTGTAATCACACATAGATTAACCGAATGTTGATCCGGATTCTTTCCATTCCTCATGCCA is from Leptolyngbya sp. 'hensonii' and encodes:
- a CDS encoding polysaccharide biosynthesis tyrosine autokinase — its product is MQIQPYNFPPPPTPAQPQPLPLTYYAAGYEQDEFNLKQFLGIVRRRIWIIAGVALAVTGSIWSWTLTRTPVYQAGFQVLVEPVTNLSKSPEVLLFGTQSSFDYATQIEVLRSPQILADVVKRVQKTYPQMSYGELAGKLLIRQVQDEEGRSTKILIVEYRDKDPQTIKLVLDKLAEVYLQYSIELRQTSLQQGVQFVEAQLPDLRKRVNQLQTDLERFRQRYSLVDPESRGADLAGQLSNIERQKQDTQAELAQTQSLYAALRQQVGYQPQEAIVAASLSESGRYQNLLNQLQEVELKIATESTRFQADSPNMQVLLEKRKSLLPLLNLESQRVLGAGRSTTANPNLTETSIDLSRQMIAASNKLKTLEVRMQALTTTDQQLKQQFALVPSLARQYTDLQRELKVATESLNRFLSTRENLQLEAAQRALPWQLLTTPYVPILPISPNIPRNLTVGVIAGLLLGMGAALLAEKLDNVFHSANDLKDTTRLPLLGIIPHSRDLRLTSPMMGLEQADRTAGSLEPATESLTLEDPDVAGLTRRSRSGYYNASPFMDSFRSLYTNIRFLSSDEPIRSLVVGSAVPADGKSTVAVHLAQAAAAMGQRVLLVDADLRRPQVHSIMNVVNMRGLSNLIAGDLDPEDVIQPSPMENNLFILTAGQIPPDPTKLLSSKRMQNLAEQFRSQFDLVVYDTPPLLGLADSSLLATHTDGIVLVVGLGRTDRSVLMQALDGLKVSAASVLGIVANGVENYTTGDYYQSYYRRYYAQAKPAMSEETPVSG
- a CDS encoding glycosyltransferase family 4 protein encodes the protein MITQFYPPDYAATGQLIEELVSYLAKHGVHIQVFTGQPGYAFEKQSAATVEYVHQTLVRRSRTARLWPQRIRGKALNGLLFALRSVLHLFRIAPQRNILLVTTAPPYLPFLGYVANVCFGLPYLCILYDLYPDVAVELKVIEPDHGLTRLWNSMNRKVWRRAESLIVLSSTMQDRITKACPEVADKISVIHSWANPDWILPINKVDNWFAHQYNLVHKFTVLYSGNMGRCHDIETILDTITLLRDEPVQFVFIGGGAKRQSCITEVKSLGLQNCLFLPYQDKQVIPYSLTACDLSLVSIGPDMEGLIAPSKFYGSLAAGRPIAAICASHSYLRPIIADARCGATFDIGDSQGLAAFIQCLMADADLCQRMGLAGRQYLESHFTLDIIGKKYLHLLRTTAKTIAHNDYEAEMPINTNGNGNGSPHGHDRGISSTKPSLTQRLAKWPRH